A stretch of Bos indicus x Bos taurus breed Angus x Brahman F1 hybrid chromosome 17, Bos_hybrid_MaternalHap_v2.0, whole genome shotgun sequence DNA encodes these proteins:
- the LOC113907316 gene encoding putative SEC14-like protein 6 isoform X3: MSGQVGDLSPSQERALAQFRENVQDILAVLPSTDDYFLLRWLRARSFDLKKSEAMLQKHMKFRKQQDLDNILAWQPSEVVRLYEPSGFCGHDREGSPVWYHIIRGLDLKGLLLSVSKQELLRFNFWSLELLLRDCEQQSQKLGKKVEKISTVFDFEGLSLRHLWKPGVELVQEFFSALEANYPEILKNLIVVKAPKLFPVAFNLIKPYITEETRRKVLILGGNWKQELLKFISPDQLPVEFGGTMTDPDGNPKCLTKINYGGDVPQHYFLRNHVRVQYDHQATVGRGSSLQVDNEILFPGCVLRWQFGSDGGDIGFGVFLKTKMGERQRAAEMTEVLASQRYNAHMVPEDGSLTCTEAGIYVLRFDNTYSLIHPKHISYTVEVLLPDQTSLEKIENSRQASRLPHPPLWPLGPQ, encoded by the exons ATGAGTGGGCAGGTGGGTGACCTGAGCCCCTCGCAGGAGAGGGCGCTGGCCCAG TTCCGGGAGAACGTGCAGGATATCCTGGCCGTCCTGCCCAGCACCGACGACTACTTCCTGCTCCGCTGGCTCCGAG CTCGGAGCTTTGACCTGAAGAAATCAGAGGCCATGCTGCAGAAG CACATGAAGTTCCGGAAGCAACAAGATCTGGACAACATCCTCGCGTGGCAGCCCTCAGAG GTGGTCAGGCTGTACGAGCCCAGTGGCTTCTGCGGCCACGACAGGGAGGGTAGCCCCGTCTGGTACCACATCATCAGGGGCCTGGATCTCAAGGGCCTCCTCCTCTCCGTCTCCAAACAAGAGCTGCTCAGATTCAACTTCTGGAGCCTGGAGCTGCTCCTGCGAGACTGTGAGCAGCAGAGCCAGAAG TtggggaagaaagtggagaaaatctCGACTGTTTTTGATTTCGAGGGGCTGAGCCTGAGACATCTGTGGAAGCCAGGAGTGGAGCTTGTCCAGGAG TTTTTCTCAGCACTTGAGGCAAACTACCCTGAGATTTTGAAGAATTTAATTGTTGTGAAAG CCCCCAAGCTCTTCCCGGTGGCCTTCAACCTGATCAAGCCGTACATCACTGAGGAGACGCGCAGGAAGGTGCTGATCCTTGGAG GCAACTGGAAGCAAGAGTTGCTGAAATTCATCAGCCCCGACCAGCTGCCCGTGGAGTTCGGGGGGACCATGACCGACCCCGATGGCAACCCCAAGTGCCTGACCAAG ATCAACTACGGGGGTGACGTGCCCCAGCATTACTTCCTGCGCAACCACGTGAGGGTGCAGTACGACCACCAGGCGACCGTGGGCCGGGGCTCCTCCCTGCAGGTGGACAACGAGATCCTGTTCCCGGGCTGCGTGCTCAG GTGGCAGTTTGGGTCGGACGGAGGGGACATAGGCTTCGGGGTTTTCCTGAAGACCAAGATGGGGGAGCGGCAGCGGGCCGCGGAGATGACGGAGGTGCTGGCCAGCCAGCGCTACAACGCCCACATGGTGCCCGAGGACGGGAGCCTCACCTGCACGGAAGCCGGCATCT ACGTCCTGAGGTTTGACAACACCTACAGCCTGATCCACCCCAAGCACATCAGCTACACCGTGGAGGTGCTGCTCCCGGACCAAACCTCCCTGGAGAAGATAGAGAATTCTAGACAAGCCTCGCGGCTCCCACACCCTCCTCTGTGGCCTCTAGGTCCGCAGTGA
- the LOC113907316 gene encoding putative SEC14-like protein 6 isoform X1, translated as MSGQVGDLSPSQERALAQHMKFRKQQDLDNILAWQPSEVVRLYEPSGFCGHDREGSPVWYHIIRGLDLKGLLLSVSKQELLRFNFWSLELLLRDCEQQSQKLGKKVEKISTVFDFEGLSLRHLWKPGVELVQEFFSALEANYPEILKNLIVVKAPKLFPVAFNLIKPYITEETRRKVLILGGNWKQELLKFISPDQLPVEFGGTMTDPDGNPKCLTKINYGGDVPQHYFLRNHVRVQYDHQATVGRGSSLQVDNEILFPGCVLRWQFGSDGGDIGFGVFLKTKMGERQRAAEMTEVLASQRYNAHMVPEDGSLTCTEAGIYVLRFDNTYSLIHPKHISYTVEVLLPDQTSLEKIENSRQASRLPHPPLWPLGPQ; from the exons ATGAGTGGGCAGGTGGGTGACCTGAGCCCCTCGCAGGAGAGGGCGCTGGCCCAG CACATGAAGTTCCGGAAGCAACAAGATCTGGACAACATCCTCGCGTGGCAGCCCTCAGAG GTGGTCAGGCTGTACGAGCCCAGTGGCTTCTGCGGCCACGACAGGGAGGGTAGCCCCGTCTGGTACCACATCATCAGGGGCCTGGATCTCAAGGGCCTCCTCCTCTCCGTCTCCAAACAAGAGCTGCTCAGATTCAACTTCTGGAGCCTGGAGCTGCTCCTGCGAGACTGTGAGCAGCAGAGCCAGAAG TtggggaagaaagtggagaaaatctCGACTGTTTTTGATTTCGAGGGGCTGAGCCTGAGACATCTGTGGAAGCCAGGAGTGGAGCTTGTCCAGGAG TTTTTCTCAGCACTTGAGGCAAACTACCCTGAGATTTTGAAGAATTTAATTGTTGTGAAAG CCCCCAAGCTCTTCCCGGTGGCCTTCAACCTGATCAAGCCGTACATCACTGAGGAGACGCGCAGGAAGGTGCTGATCCTTGGAG GCAACTGGAAGCAAGAGTTGCTGAAATTCATCAGCCCCGACCAGCTGCCCGTGGAGTTCGGGGGGACCATGACCGACCCCGATGGCAACCCCAAGTGCCTGACCAAG ATCAACTACGGGGGTGACGTGCCCCAGCATTACTTCCTGCGCAACCACGTGAGGGTGCAGTACGACCACCAGGCGACCGTGGGCCGGGGCTCCTCCCTGCAGGTGGACAACGAGATCCTGTTCCCGGGCTGCGTGCTCAG GTGGCAGTTTGGGTCGGACGGAGGGGACATAGGCTTCGGGGTTTTCCTGAAGACCAAGATGGGGGAGCGGCAGCGGGCCGCGGAGATGACGGAGGTGCTGGCCAGCCAGCGCTACAACGCCCACATGGTGCCCGAGGACGGGAGCCTCACCTGCACGGAAGCCGGCATCT ACGTCCTGAGGTTTGACAACACCTACAGCCTGATCCACCCCAAGCACATCAGCTACACCGTGGAGGTGCTGCTCCCGGACCAAACCTCCCTGGAGAAGATAGAGAATTCTAGACAAGCCTCGCGGCTCCCACACCCTCCTCTGTGGCCTCTAGGTCCGCAGTGA
- the LOC113907316 gene encoding putative SEC14-like protein 6 isoform X2, translating to MKFRKQQDLDNILAWQPSEVVRLYEPSGFCGHDREGSPVWYHIIRGLDLKGLLLSVSKQELLRFNFWSLELLLRDCEQQSQKLGKKVEKISTVFDFEGLSLRHLWKPGVELVQEFFSALEANYPEILKNLIVVKAPKLFPVAFNLIKPYITEETRRKVLILGGNWKQELLKFISPDQLPVEFGGTMTDPDGNPKCLTKINYGGDVPQHYFLRNHVRVQYDHQATVGRGSSLQVDNEILFPGCVLRWQFGSDGGDIGFGVFLKTKMGERQRAAEMTEVLASQRYNAHMVPEDGSLTCTEAGIYVLRFDNTYSLIHPKHISYTVEVLLPDQTSLEKIENSRQASRLPHPPLWPLGPQ from the exons ATGAAGTTCCGGAAGCAACAAGATCTGGACAACATCCTCGCGTGGCAGCCCTCAGAG GTGGTCAGGCTGTACGAGCCCAGTGGCTTCTGCGGCCACGACAGGGAGGGTAGCCCCGTCTGGTACCACATCATCAGGGGCCTGGATCTCAAGGGCCTCCTCCTCTCCGTCTCCAAACAAGAGCTGCTCAGATTCAACTTCTGGAGCCTGGAGCTGCTCCTGCGAGACTGTGAGCAGCAGAGCCAGAAG TtggggaagaaagtggagaaaatctCGACTGTTTTTGATTTCGAGGGGCTGAGCCTGAGACATCTGTGGAAGCCAGGAGTGGAGCTTGTCCAGGAG TTTTTCTCAGCACTTGAGGCAAACTACCCTGAGATTTTGAAGAATTTAATTGTTGTGAAAG CCCCCAAGCTCTTCCCGGTGGCCTTCAACCTGATCAAGCCGTACATCACTGAGGAGACGCGCAGGAAGGTGCTGATCCTTGGAG GCAACTGGAAGCAAGAGTTGCTGAAATTCATCAGCCCCGACCAGCTGCCCGTGGAGTTCGGGGGGACCATGACCGACCCCGATGGCAACCCCAAGTGCCTGACCAAG ATCAACTACGGGGGTGACGTGCCCCAGCATTACTTCCTGCGCAACCACGTGAGGGTGCAGTACGACCACCAGGCGACCGTGGGCCGGGGCTCCTCCCTGCAGGTGGACAACGAGATCCTGTTCCCGGGCTGCGTGCTCAG GTGGCAGTTTGGGTCGGACGGAGGGGACATAGGCTTCGGGGTTTTCCTGAAGACCAAGATGGGGGAGCGGCAGCGGGCCGCGGAGATGACGGAGGTGCTGGCCAGCCAGCGCTACAACGCCCACATGGTGCCCGAGGACGGGAGCCTCACCTGCACGGAAGCCGGCATCT ACGTCCTGAGGTTTGACAACACCTACAGCCTGATCCACCCCAAGCACATCAGCTACACCGTGGAGGTGCTGCTCCCGGACCAAACCTCCCTGGAGAAGATAGAGAATTCTAGACAAGCCTCGCGGCTCCCACACCCTCCTCTGTGGCCTCTAGGTCCGCAGTGA